The Ruania alba genome has a window encoding:
- the smpB gene encoding SsrA-binding protein SmpB, whose amino-acid sequence MSNKAKGAKKKKTSGAVDPKTVKTVVARNKKARHDYHIDATYEAGLALTGTEVKSLRAGRASLVDGWVYVDAGEAWLESVHIPEYTEGTWTNHSPRRKRKLLLHKEQILKLTQRTKEKGFTIVPLELYFIGGRAKVEIAVARGKQEWDKRQALREKQDAREAQRAMSLRQHR is encoded by the coding sequence ATGAGCAACAAGGCCAAGGGCGCAAAGAAGAAGAAGACGAGTGGCGCCGTCGACCCCAAGACGGTCAAGACCGTGGTGGCGCGCAACAAGAAGGCCCGGCACGACTATCACATCGATGCCACCTACGAGGCCGGGCTCGCGCTCACCGGGACCGAGGTGAAGTCCCTGCGTGCTGGGCGCGCCTCCCTCGTGGACGGCTGGGTGTACGTCGACGCCGGTGAAGCCTGGCTGGAGAGCGTGCACATCCCCGAGTACACCGAAGGCACCTGGACGAACCACTCTCCCCGCCGCAAGCGCAAGCTGCTGCTGCACAAGGAGCAGATCCTCAAGCTCACCCAGCGCACGAAGGAGAAGGGCTTCACCATCGTGCCGCTCGAGCTGTACTTCATCGGCGGCCGCGCCAAGGTGGAGATCGCGGTCGCCCGAGGCAAGCAGGAGTGGGACAAGCGCCAGGCGCTGCGGGAGAAGCAGGACGCGCGCGAGGCGCAGCGGGCGATGAGCCTGCGCCAGCACCGCTGA
- a CDS encoding YceI family protein, with the protein MRARTTVIIGAAVVVLGGTGALVGPGIYAEWANSRADEAPSLDPGSSGEPSVDPAGLTGELTLADGSYAGYRVHEILQGNDVNVTGRTESVQGSATVEAGVVTEAMITVDMASVATDESARDAYFRDSALDVEEFPEATFTLTDPAELPDGGGSLTLSGDLEVHGVTQSVELETETAVTAEQVEVAGTVPITFSDFDVQAPDLGFVTVDDAGAVEFSLVWEFAE; encoded by the coding sequence ATGCGGGCACGGACGACCGTGATCATCGGTGCGGCGGTGGTGGTGCTCGGTGGCACCGGTGCCCTGGTCGGCCCCGGGATCTACGCCGAATGGGCGAACTCCCGTGCCGATGAGGCGCCGAGCCTCGATCCCGGGAGCTCGGGCGAGCCGTCGGTCGATCCCGCCGGTCTGACCGGGGAACTCACCCTGGCTGACGGATCCTATGCCGGGTACCGCGTGCACGAGATCCTGCAGGGCAATGACGTCAACGTCACCGGCCGTACCGAGTCGGTGCAGGGGTCGGCCACCGTGGAGGCCGGTGTGGTCACGGAGGCGATGATCACTGTGGACATGGCGAGCGTGGCCACCGACGAGTCGGCGCGGGACGCCTACTTCCGTGATTCGGCGTTGGATGTCGAGGAGTTTCCGGAGGCCACGTTCACCCTCACCGACCCTGCCGAGCTTCCCGACGGCGGAGGTTCCCTCACCCTGTCCGGTGACCTCGAGGTGCATGGCGTGACCCAGTCGGTGGAGCTGGAGACGGAGACCGCCGTCACTGCCGAGCAGGTGGAGGTGGCCGGCACTGTGCCGATCACGTTCTCCGACTTCGACGTCCAGGCGCCCGATCTCGGGTTCGTGACCGTCGACGATGCCGGCGCGGTGGAGTTCTCCCTGGTGTGGGAGTTCGCCGAGTAG
- a CDS encoding DUF2207 domain-containing protein — MRRLLNRILTLLAVALVAVLAVPAAAHADAEDAWSITRYHVDAQVHPEGTIDVTIDMTFDFADESGHGPYLTLVERQEIPDDPDHYRVLEYTGITASSDSGAPADVTTESDDGGLIVYVGDENEKVSGAQQYTISYTVAGVPNSGAGADGQDEVFWNVIGSAWEVPMSDVLVEIDGPHAIRDAACYVGPVGSDDICANATYRSDGLASFDQPALDSGEGMTIVLAYDPDTFGGVEPILVERTTWSNFFGIDTVAPWLALLLAGGGIAAVVVRARQRGRDRAHLGLTPGLTPVSGASGQGEGHASGGPVAVRFTPPDGVTPGAAGTLLDEVAHTQDVTATIVDLAVRGYLTIEEVPVDESKDGTPDWWLRRTLTGPQASWEGLLPFEETILRGVFPGSDRKVRMSELGTEFTESMSQTQSELYDRVVERGWFSKSPQQVRIAWVAAGVLTFMAGVGVTIALGLLTGWGFVGLAVVLTGIALMVAASFAPARTADGTAVLAQTLGFKKYLETAEANQLRFEEGQDIFSRYLPYAIAFGVAEHWATVFADAAAAGQVELQPTWYVGATPGVWTAAAFTSVSGFVSTASVSVGAAAMGAGGASGFSGGSVGAGVGGGGGGGW; from the coding sequence ATGCGGCGCCTTCTGAACCGGATCCTGACACTCCTCGCCGTGGCGCTCGTCGCCGTGCTGGCTGTACCGGCCGCCGCACACGCCGATGCTGAGGACGCGTGGTCGATCACCCGCTACCACGTGGATGCCCAGGTGCACCCTGAGGGCACGATCGACGTGACCATCGACATGACGTTCGACTTCGCCGACGAGTCCGGGCACGGTCCCTATCTGACCCTGGTGGAGCGGCAGGAGATCCCCGACGATCCCGACCACTACCGGGTGCTGGAGTACACCGGCATCACGGCCTCCTCGGACTCCGGGGCGCCGGCGGACGTGACCACCGAGTCCGACGACGGTGGCCTGATCGTCTACGTCGGCGACGAGAACGAAAAAGTCTCCGGGGCCCAGCAGTACACGATCTCCTACACGGTAGCGGGAGTCCCCAACTCCGGTGCCGGCGCCGACGGCCAGGACGAGGTCTTCTGGAACGTGATCGGCTCCGCGTGGGAGGTGCCGATGTCCGACGTGCTGGTCGAGATCGACGGCCCGCACGCCATCCGGGACGCCGCGTGCTACGTGGGACCGGTGGGTAGCGACGACATCTGCGCCAACGCGACCTACCGGTCCGACGGCCTGGCCTCGTTCGACCAGCCTGCCCTGGACAGCGGCGAGGGGATGACGATCGTGCTCGCCTACGACCCGGACACGTTCGGCGGTGTGGAGCCCATCCTCGTCGAGCGCACCACCTGGTCGAACTTCTTCGGCATCGACACCGTCGCACCATGGTTGGCGCTCCTGCTCGCCGGCGGTGGCATCGCGGCCGTGGTGGTCCGCGCCCGGCAACGCGGACGCGACCGCGCCCACCTGGGCCTGACCCCAGGTCTCACTCCGGTCAGTGGGGCCTCCGGGCAGGGGGAGGGGCACGCCTCGGGCGGTCCCGTCGCCGTCCGCTTCACCCCGCCCGACGGCGTCACGCCGGGTGCTGCAGGCACCCTCCTGGACGAGGTGGCGCACACCCAGGACGTGACAGCCACCATCGTGGACCTCGCCGTGCGCGGGTACCTCACCATCGAGGAGGTCCCCGTGGACGAGAGCAAGGACGGGACGCCGGACTGGTGGTTGCGCCGGACTCTCACCGGGCCACAGGCGAGCTGGGAGGGCCTGCTCCCGTTCGAGGAGACGATCCTGCGCGGCGTCTTCCCCGGCAGCGACCGCAAGGTGCGGATGTCCGAGCTCGGGACCGAGTTCACGGAGTCGATGAGCCAGACACAGTCCGAGCTGTACGACCGGGTGGTCGAGCGCGGCTGGTTCAGCAAGTCGCCGCAGCAAGTGCGGATCGCGTGGGTGGCGGCGGGGGTGCTGACCTTCATGGCGGGGGTCGGGGTGACCATCGCGCTCGGGCTGCTCACCGGGTGGGGTTTCGTCGGGCTCGCGGTGGTGCTCACCGGTATCGCGCTGATGGTGGCGGCGAGCTTCGCCCCTGCACGGACGGCAGACGGGACCGCGGTGCTGGCACAGACGCTCGGCTTCAAGAAGTATCTGGAGACCGCCGAGGCGAACCAGTTGCGTTTCGAGGAGGGGCAGGACATCTTTTCGCGCTACTTGCCGTACGCGATCGCGTTCGGTGTGGCCGAGCACTGGGCGACGGTCTTCGCCGACGCGGCTGCGGCAGGCCAGGTGGAGCTGCAGCCCACCTGGTACGTGGGTGCGACGCCCGGGGTGTGGACCGCGGCGGCGTTCACCAGCGTCTCCGGCTTCGTGAGCACCGCGTCGGTGTCGGTGGGCGCAGCCGCCATGGGCGCCGGTGGCGCCTCCGGATTCTCCGGCGGCAGCGTCGGCGCGGGTGTCGGTGGCGGTGGCGGCGGTGGTTGGTGA
- a CDS encoding CsbD family protein, with amino-acid sequence MSGTFDKAKGKVEEKVGEAKEKIGDATDDRSLQADGVTDQAKGAARQVKGNVKDAHDNR; translated from the coding sequence ATGTCGGGAACATTCGACAAGGCCAAGGGCAAGGTCGAGGAGAAGGTCGGCGAAGCCAAGGAGAAGATCGGCGATGCCACCGATGACCGGAGCCTCCAGGCTGACGGCGTGACGGACCAGGCCAAGGGTGCCGCGCGCCAGGTCAAGGGGAACGTCAAGGACGCCCACGACAACCGCTGA
- a CDS encoding GlsB/YeaQ/YmgE family stress response membrane protein has translation MTIIFYLVVGLIAGAIAKLILPGKQGGGILATIVLGVIGALVGGLLGNLIIHGNFSFALTGGWFWSVVTAIVGSLIVLFVYGKLQGRKA, from the coding sequence ATGACCATCATTTTCTATCTCGTGGTCGGCCTGATCGCCGGGGCGATCGCCAAGTTGATCCTGCCTGGCAAGCAAGGCGGCGGCATCCTTGCCACCATCGTCCTCGGAGTCATCGGCGCGCTCGTCGGCGGCCTGCTGGGGAACCTGATCATTCATGGGAACTTCAGCTTCGCACTGACCGGCGGGTGGTTCTGGTCCGTGGTGACTGCCATCGTCGGCTCGCTCATCGTCCTGTTCGTGTACGGAAAGCTGCAGGGCCGGAAGGCGTAG
- a CDS encoding GAF and ANTAR domain-containing protein — MATTNHSLARERSLSMFEQLGELLYTGDDYGSAYHAICSATRVLVTGCDHASLMMREGDRWSTPAATDEIALRIDQIERAAGTGPCVDAIEDDAPQLAPDLNDPDAPWPRLRSLLLEQTPIRGMLGFRIVRQGRKVAALNLFSDRPNGFTDDGVNQAAILAAFSSVALQAAADRQDVITLRGGLTSNREIGKAIGLLMAYHRISDDAAFEMLRTTSNELNTKLATVAEQVVAGHVRQLGG; from the coding sequence ATGGCCACCACGAATCACTCTCTCGCGCGCGAGAGGTCCCTCAGCATGTTCGAGCAGCTGGGTGAACTGCTGTACACCGGCGATGACTACGGGAGTGCCTACCACGCAATCTGCTCAGCCACCCGTGTCCTCGTGACCGGGTGCGATCACGCGAGCCTGATGATGCGGGAGGGCGACCGGTGGTCCACGCCGGCCGCCACCGACGAGATCGCCCTCAGGATCGACCAAATCGAACGTGCCGCCGGTACCGGACCGTGCGTCGACGCGATCGAGGACGACGCCCCGCAGCTCGCGCCGGACCTGAACGATCCGGACGCCCCGTGGCCCCGGCTGCGTAGCCTCCTGCTGGAGCAGACCCCGATCCGCGGCATGCTCGGCTTCCGCATCGTGCGTCAAGGGCGGAAGGTCGCCGCCCTCAACCTCTTCAGTGATCGACCGAACGGCTTCACCGACGACGGAGTGAACCAGGCGGCCATCCTCGCTGCCTTCAGCTCGGTGGCGCTGCAAGCGGCCGCGGACCGGCAGGACGTCATCACGCTCCGCGGCGGACTCACCTCCAACCGGGAGATCGGCAAGGCCATCGGCCTGCTGATGGCGTATCACCGCATCTCTGACGACGCGGCGTTCGAGATGCTGAGGACGACCTCGAACGAACTGAACACCAAGCTCGCCACGGTGGCCGAGCAGGTGGTGGCCGGTCACGTCCGCCAGCTCGGAGGCTGA
- a CDS encoding ABC transporter ATP-binding protein, whose product MTADCAITTEGLRKTYPGVRRRVAVDRLDLRVPVGGVHGFLGPNGSGKTTTIRMLLGLIRPDEGEIRIFGRPVPAELPDVIGRVGAIVESPKFFPNFTGRQNLELLAGAIGARRRRVRHVIAQAGLADRADDRFGTYSLGMKQRLAIAATLLKEPDLLIFDEPTNGLDPAGIHEIRTTMRRLADEGHTVLVSSHILGEVEQIADTVSIIGRGRLIATGAVSDIIGQRAVTVRVVVPEPDTALPVLARAGLTARVDEGALLLDGADDPACVNRLLAEHGIYAAELGVVRVGLESVFLELTQEVELGRPRRRDRRPSTQAGAA is encoded by the coding sequence ATGACCGCTGACTGTGCGATCACGACCGAGGGACTGCGCAAGACCTATCCGGGAGTACGTCGACGCGTGGCCGTCGACCGGCTCGACCTACGGGTCCCCGTCGGCGGTGTGCACGGTTTCCTCGGGCCGAACGGCTCGGGCAAGACCACCACGATCCGGATGCTGCTCGGTCTGATCCGGCCGGACGAGGGGGAGATCCGGATCTTCGGACGGCCGGTTCCAGCTGAGCTGCCGGACGTGATCGGCCGGGTCGGTGCGATCGTCGAATCGCCGAAGTTCTTCCCGAACTTCACCGGGCGGCAGAACCTGGAGCTGCTCGCCGGGGCGATCGGAGCCAGGCGCCGTCGGGTGCGTCACGTGATCGCTCAGGCCGGCCTCGCTGACCGTGCCGACGATCGCTTCGGCACCTACTCCCTCGGCATGAAGCAGCGCCTCGCGATCGCGGCGACGCTGCTCAAGGAGCCCGACCTGCTGATCTTCGACGAGCCCACGAACGGTCTCGACCCGGCCGGGATCCACGAGATCCGTACGACCATGCGCCGACTGGCCGACGAGGGGCACACCGTGCTGGTGAGCAGCCACATCCTCGGTGAGGTGGAGCAGATCGCTGACACTGTCTCGATCATCGGTCGTGGCCGGCTGATCGCCACGGGTGCCGTCTCCGACATCATCGGTCAGCGGGCCGTCACCGTGCGCGTGGTCGTGCCGGAGCCGGACACGGCGCTCCCCGTGCTCGCTCGCGCAGGCCTGACGGCCCGGGTCGATGAGGGTGCCCTGCTCCTGGACGGTGCCGATGATCCCGCGTGCGTGAACCGGCTGCTTGCCGAGCACGGCATCTACGCCGCCGAGCTCGGCGTGGTCCGGGTCGGGCTGGAGTCAGTCTTCCTCGAACTCACCCAAGAGGTCGAGCTCGGGCGTCCTCGCCGGCGAGACCGGCGGCCCAGCACCCAGGCGGGAGCTGCCTGA
- a CDS encoding ABC transporter permease subunit, giving the protein MLLRTELRRIRLRLLVWVLLIAGLLASLAIVLTSWAAAQPITDDQRAVAEEAYQQELADWEENGEEMVAQCLEDQERESERDGEDYDFGCDQMEPQPEWYLPYEATLAEHVAFTVRPFSILVLGSVGLAIGTTAVAAEFASGAMGTLLTFQPRRLRVYASKVGAVALLALLLSLLLTGILAVGTWGAFELRGVEATVSSALFWSAVRTLAVLPLAAVAGAVLGFLLRSTAVVLAVVAGYVIAVEAILVSAVRALTPWSVRGNLMSWLQYGSSYWVLTCEQRPDGAIACEEVERSISFAWSAGYLAVLAVLLVAVGALVFRQRDIT; this is encoded by the coding sequence ATGCTACTCCGCACCGAACTGCGCCGAATCCGCCTGCGCCTGCTTGTCTGGGTGCTCCTGATCGCCGGCCTCCTGGCCAGTCTCGCGATCGTGCTCACGTCCTGGGCCGCCGCCCAACCCATCACGGACGACCAGCGCGCCGTGGCGGAGGAGGCCTACCAGCAGGAGCTGGCCGATTGGGAGGAGAACGGCGAGGAGATGGTCGCCCAGTGCCTGGAGGACCAGGAGCGGGAATCGGAGCGTGACGGCGAAGATTACGATTTCGGGTGCGACCAGATGGAACCGCAACCGGAGTGGTACCTCCCGTACGAGGCGACCCTGGCGGAGCACGTGGCGTTCACGGTGCGTCCGTTCAGCATCTTGGTCCTCGGTAGCGTCGGACTCGCGATCGGCACCACGGCGGTCGCGGCCGAGTTCGCCAGCGGTGCGATGGGGACCCTGCTCACGTTCCAGCCCCGCCGGCTCCGCGTCTACGCGAGCAAGGTCGGCGCCGTCGCCCTCCTTGCGCTGCTGCTCTCGCTCCTCCTGACCGGGATCCTGGCGGTCGGTACCTGGGGAGCGTTCGAGCTTCGTGGGGTCGAGGCGACCGTGTCCTCGGCGTTGTTCTGGAGTGCTGTGCGCACGCTCGCGGTGCTGCCCCTGGCGGCCGTGGCCGGAGCGGTCCTGGGGTTCCTGCTGCGATCCACCGCCGTGGTGCTGGCTGTCGTGGCGGGGTACGTGATTGCGGTCGAGGCGATCCTCGTCTCAGCGGTGCGGGCGCTGACCCCATGGTCTGTCCGCGGCAACCTGATGAGTTGGCTGCAGTACGGTTCCAGCTACTGGGTCCTGACCTGTGAGCAGCGGCCGGACGGCGCGATCGCCTGCGAGGAGGTCGAGCGCAGCATCTCGTTCGCCTGGAGCGCGGGCTATCTGGCCGTGCTGGCTGTGCTGCTGGTCGCCGTCGGCGCCCTGGTGTTCCGGCAGCGTGACATCACCTGA
- a CDS encoding ABC transporter ATP-binding protein: MAGSVLQAHDLWGGYPGTPVINGIDLTITAGDAPLGIIGPSGVGKTTLARLLRGTERPTRGQVTFNGRAIRRMPRREAKEFRAAVRFQSQDSMTVTDPRLTVAANLKEALKIARKAGRTHATTTAELLDAVALPEQFGKRAMITLSGGERQRVALATALATRPEILVLDEPFTAVDPQTRGEMARRLGAIMERLGTAAVVISHDLELVERMCPSVHFLAEGQFVASGPVSEVLANAEHPAVRDLAEAAPLAVQRFR; the protein is encoded by the coding sequence ATGGCCGGTTCGGTCCTCCAAGCCCACGATCTCTGGGGCGGCTACCCCGGTACCCCGGTGATCAACGGCATCGATCTGACGATCACCGCCGGTGACGCCCCGTTGGGCATCATCGGTCCCTCCGGCGTCGGCAAGACCACTCTGGCCCGACTGCTGCGCGGTACCGAGCGCCCCACCCGGGGGCAGGTGACGTTCAACGGACGTGCGATCCGCCGCATGCCGCGCCGTGAGGCCAAGGAGTTTCGGGCGGCGGTGCGCTTCCAGTCCCAGGACTCGATGACCGTCACCGACCCGCGACTCACCGTGGCCGCCAACCTGAAGGAAGCGCTGAAGATCGCCCGCAAGGCGGGGCGCACGCACGCCACCACGACGGCGGAGCTACTGGATGCCGTCGCCCTCCCCGAGCAGTTCGGCAAGCGGGCGATGATCACGCTCTCCGGGGGCGAGCGACAGAGGGTCGCGCTGGCCACTGCGCTGGCCACCCGCCCGGAGATTCTGGTACTGGACGAACCGTTCACGGCCGTGGACCCGCAGACCCGCGGGGAGATGGCCCGGCGCCTCGGCGCCATCATGGAGCGGCTGGGCACGGCAGCGGTGGTGATCTCACACGACCTGGAACTGGTGGAGCGGATGTGCCCCTCGGTGCACTTCCTGGCCGAGGGACAGTTCGTGGCCAGCGGTCCGGTGAGCGAAGTACTCGCCAACGCCGAGCACCCGGCGGTCCGGGACCTCGCCGAGGCCGCCCCGCTCGCCGTGCAGCGGTTTCGCTGA
- a CDS encoding acyl-CoA dehydrogenase family protein, whose translation MAFLETDLLDRIHARAAGYDRENAFFADDLADLVASGYLSAHVPARLGGGGLTLAQLTREQRALAGAAPATALAVNMHQVWVGVATVVRARGESFADQVLTEAASGEIFAFGISEPGNDLMLFGSTSTAEPDGAGGYRFTGTKIFTSLSPAWTRLGVFGADTTSADEPKSVFAFLHRDEVKEGRVQILDDWDTLGQRASQSRTTLLRGAHAPAERVIRRIDPGPSRDPLIFGIFACFEILLAAVYTGIAERALSLAVQAAQQRTSRKNDGASLAHDPDVRRRIAAAGISLDGVVGQLEALARDVDEGTDHGDLWFPRLSALKWRATEVAREVVTAAMQVAGGSAYRTGDELGRLYRDVAAGMFHPSSEDSAHQAMATAMLGPLPR comes from the coding sequence ATGGCATTCCTGGAGACCGACCTGCTGGACCGGATCCATGCCCGCGCCGCGGGGTACGACCGGGAGAACGCCTTCTTCGCCGACGACCTGGCGGACCTGGTGGCGAGCGGGTACCTGAGCGCGCACGTGCCGGCACGGCTCGGCGGAGGCGGGCTCACCCTGGCCCAGCTCACCCGGGAGCAACGCGCGCTGGCGGGTGCGGCCCCGGCCACCGCGCTGGCGGTGAACATGCATCAGGTGTGGGTCGGTGTGGCCACCGTGGTACGAGCCCGTGGTGAGTCCTTCGCCGATCAGGTGCTCACCGAGGCGGCGTCCGGAGAGATCTTCGCGTTCGGCATCTCCGAACCGGGCAACGACCTGATGCTGTTCGGCTCCACCTCTACCGCCGAGCCCGACGGCGCAGGCGGCTACCGCTTCACCGGCACCAAGATCTTCACCTCGCTCTCCCCGGCCTGGACCCGCCTGGGCGTGTTCGGCGCGGACACCACCAGCGCCGACGAGCCGAAGTCGGTGTTCGCGTTCCTGCACCGGGACGAGGTGAAGGAGGGGCGGGTACAGATCCTGGACGACTGGGACACGCTCGGCCAGCGCGCCTCCCAGTCGCGGACCACGCTGTTGCGCGGTGCGCACGCCCCGGCCGAGCGGGTGATTCGCCGGATCGACCCCGGGCCGAGCCGTGATCCGCTGATCTTCGGCATCTTCGCCTGCTTCGAGATCCTGCTCGCCGCCGTCTACACCGGGATCGCCGAACGGGCGCTCTCCCTGGCGGTCCAGGCTGCGCAGCAGCGCACCTCCCGCAAGAACGACGGCGCCTCGCTGGCCCACGACCCGGACGTGCGCCGCCGGATCGCGGCAGCAGGCATCTCCCTCGACGGCGTGGTGGGCCAGCTCGAAGCACTCGCCCGGGACGTGGACGAGGGCACTGACCACGGTGACCTGTGGTTCCCCCGGCTGTCGGCACTGAAATGGCGGGCCACCGAGGTCGCCCGCGAGGTGGTGACAGCGGCCATGCAGGTGGCCGGTGGGTCCGCGTACCGCACCGGCGACGAGCTCGGTCGCCTCTACCGCGACGTGGCGGCGGGGATGTTCCATCCGAGCAGCGAGGACTCCGCTCACCAGGCGATGGCGACGGCGATGCTGGGGCCGCTGCCTCGCTGA
- a CDS encoding HU family DNA-binding protein, protein MSVNRTELVAAIADKAGLTKTDADSALGALQEVLVESLGKGEAVKVTGLLSVERVERAARTGRNPRTGEEIQIPAGYGVKVSAGSALKKAVAK, encoded by the coding sequence GTGTCCGTCAACCGCACCGAGCTCGTTGCCGCCATCGCCGACAAGGCTGGTCTGACCAAGACCGATGCAGACTCCGCCCTGGGCGCCCTGCAGGAGGTCCTGGTGGAATCCCTGGGCAAGGGCGAGGCCGTCAAGGTCACCGGCCTGCTCAGCGTGGAGCGCGTGGAGCGCGCCGCACGCACCGGTCGCAACCCGCGTACCGGCGAGGAGATCCAGATCCCCGCTGGTTACGGCGTGAAGGTCTCCGCCGGCTCGGCCCTGAAGAAGGCCGTCGCCAAGTGA
- a CDS encoding TetR/AcrR family transcriptional regulator, whose amino-acid sequence MDHDPDEIGLPRGIALAWGVAAHPQQRGPKRELSLERIVDTAVELADADGLGAVSMAAVAKRLGFTTMSLYRYVTSKDDLLLLMGETALGTPPHSVTEAPTWREGLLRWHHESLAVYRAHPWMLDLPITGIPSTPANLAWVDTALSILVETPLDPLERTAVLLLMTGHARWTAIVERGYDEQAREAGQTPDDLDRQVAAMIDALVTEEQFPELRRAIDAGVFTADADPLAFGLERLLDGVALYVEARASGAPADVPPPEEASTDAFPKDRKVREARSARREAEKGVREANKKLREAVKREQEAVARAREHEKSGH is encoded by the coding sequence ATGGACCACGACCCGGACGAGATCGGCCTCCCCCGTGGCATCGCACTCGCATGGGGCGTGGCTGCCCACCCGCAGCAGCGCGGCCCCAAACGCGAGCTCAGCCTCGAGCGGATCGTCGACACCGCCGTCGAGCTCGCCGACGCCGACGGCCTCGGCGCCGTCTCCATGGCCGCTGTGGCGAAACGCCTCGGCTTCACCACGATGTCGCTCTACCGGTACGTCACCAGCAAGGACGATCTCCTGCTCCTGATGGGCGAGACGGCGCTCGGCACCCCTCCCCACAGCGTCACCGAGGCGCCCACCTGGCGCGAGGGCCTGCTCCGCTGGCATCACGAGTCCCTGGCCGTCTACCGGGCCCACCCCTGGATGCTCGACCTACCGATTACCGGGATCCCGAGCACACCGGCGAACCTCGCCTGGGTGGATACGGCGCTGAGCATCCTGGTCGAGACTCCGCTCGACCCGCTCGAGCGCACCGCAGTCCTGCTGCTGATGACCGGCCACGCACGGTGGACCGCCATCGTGGAGCGCGGGTACGACGAACAGGCCCGGGAGGCGGGCCAGACGCCCGACGATCTGGACCGTCAGGTCGCCGCGATGATTGACGCCCTCGTCACCGAGGAGCAGTTCCCCGAGCTCCGCCGGGCCATCGACGCGGGCGTCTTCACGGCAGACGCCGATCCGCTCGCGTTCGGCCTGGAACGCCTGCTCGACGGCGTGGCGCTCTACGTGGAGGCGCGAGCCTCGGGCGCGCCAGCAGACGTGCCACCTCCCGAGGAGGCCAGCACCGACGCCTTCCCGAAGGACCGGAAGGTCCGCGAGGCGCGGTCGGCGCGGCGGGAGGCCGAGAAGGGCGTGCGCGAAGCGAACAAGAAGCTCCGCGAGGCGGTCAAGCGCGAACAGGAGGCTGTCGCCCGAGCGCGGGAGCATGAGAAGTCCGGCCACTGA